The Streptomyces seoulensis genome contains a region encoding:
- a CDS encoding MFS transporter, with product MTDLPSGRGPGRIRALLPERGAPRALALSTLVGQTGSGLLLPVSALFFTRSVGLSAAQVGVGLAVAGLTGLAAAVPAGRIADRFGARGTYAAALAGQALATASFALVHSLWAFIAVTCVAAVAERGGAAARGAVISSVGVGEARVRLRALLKSVTNAGLSIGTALAAFALAADTRAAYLTVLLLNAGAYAVAALPLRKVPPVRPAPTGPAAPARRTVLRDRPYAQVTLVCGLTSIHYDVLSLALPLWIADHTSAPEWTISAVVLANTVLVVLLQVPFSRGTGDVDTAARVVRRSGWVLLAGWAAIACAVLASAPLAALGLLLVGMTLHTAGELWQSAGSYGLSYELAPDGSHGEYQGFFSLGRGVTGVVAPLALTTLCLAPGPDWRPVGGWLLLGAVVALVASAAPYTARRARPVPDTPGTPAVPRVTKDPALTQESV from the coding sequence ATGACTGACCTGCCGTCAGGTCGCGGACCGGGCCGGATACGCGCCCTGCTGCCGGAGCGGGGAGCGCCCCGCGCGCTCGCCCTGTCCACCCTCGTGGGCCAGACCGGCAGCGGGCTCCTCCTCCCGGTCAGCGCGCTGTTCTTCACCCGCTCGGTCGGCCTCTCCGCCGCCCAGGTCGGCGTCGGCCTCGCCGTGGCCGGGCTGACCGGCCTGGCGGCGGCCGTCCCGGCGGGCCGGATCGCCGACCGCTTCGGCGCCCGCGGCACCTACGCCGCCGCCCTCGCCGGACAGGCCCTCGCCACGGCCTCGTTCGCGCTGGTCCACTCCCTGTGGGCGTTCATCGCCGTCACCTGCGTCGCCGCCGTCGCCGAACGCGGCGGCGCGGCCGCGCGGGGCGCCGTCATCAGCAGCGTCGGCGTCGGAGAGGCGCGGGTACGGCTGCGCGCCCTGCTGAAGTCCGTCACCAACGCCGGTCTGAGCATCGGCACCGCGCTCGCCGCGTTCGCCCTCGCGGCCGACACCCGCGCCGCCTATCTGACCGTCCTCCTGCTCAACGCCGGCGCCTACGCCGTCGCCGCGCTGCCCCTGCGCAAGGTGCCCCCGGTCCGCCCCGCGCCCACCGGCCCGGCCGCGCCCGCCCGCCGCACCGTCCTGCGGGACCGCCCCTACGCCCAGGTCACCCTGGTCTGCGGACTGACCAGCATCCACTACGACGTGCTGTCCCTCGCCCTGCCACTGTGGATCGCCGACCACACCAGCGCCCCCGAGTGGACCATCTCCGCCGTGGTGCTGGCCAACACGGTGCTGGTCGTCCTGCTCCAGGTGCCGTTCTCCCGGGGCACCGGGGACGTGGACACCGCCGCGCGCGTGGTCCGCCGCTCCGGCTGGGTGCTCCTCGCGGGCTGGGCCGCCATCGCCTGCGCCGTCCTCGCCTCCGCACCGCTCGCCGCGCTGGGCCTGCTGCTCGTCGGCATGACCCTGCACACGGCCGGCGAACTCTGGCAGTCCGCAGGCAGCTACGGCCTCAGCTACGAACTCGCCCCCGACGGCTCGCACGGCGAGTACCAGGGCTTCTTCTCCCTCGGCCGGGGCGTGACCGGTGTCGTCGCCCCGCTGGCGCTGACCACGCTCTGCCTCGCCCCCGGCCCCGACTGGCGCCCGGTGGGCGGCTGGCTGCTGCTGGGCGCCGTCGTCGCCCTGGTCGCCTCCGCCGCCCCGTACACCGCACGCCGGGCCCGGCCCGTCCCCGACACC
- a CDS encoding redoxin domain-containing protein — translation MQRTVTTPEGPVGVPSPDHEWTVLFFITEPGIGERVPELGGCTTGLCSARDAAARFARADARVLGVSAHAPGELAGFAAERALGYPLIGDKDLSLGRELGVPEVHAEGRALFERAGVVLDRTGTVRSLIHPVPDPERHAELVLEELARLTGEGGHD, via the coding sequence ATGCAGCGCACCGTCACCACGCCCGAGGGTCCGGTCGGCGTGCCGTCGCCCGACCACGAGTGGACCGTCCTGTTCTTCATCACCGAGCCCGGCATCGGGGAGCGCGTGCCCGAACTGGGCGGCTGCACCACCGGTCTGTGCTCCGCCCGCGACGCGGCCGCCCGGTTCGCCCGCGCCGACGCCCGCGTACTCGGCGTCAGCGCCCACGCGCCCGGCGAGCTGGCCGGCTTCGCCGCCGAACGCGCCCTCGGCTACCCCCTGATCGGCGACAAGGACCTCTCCCTCGGCCGCGAACTCGGCGTGCCCGAGGTGCACGCCGAGGGCCGGGCCCTGTTCGAGCGCGCCGGAGTCGTCCTGGACCGCACCGGCACCGTCCGCTCCCTGATCCACCCCGTGCCCGACCCCGAGCGCCACGCCGAACTGGTCCTCGAGGAACTGGCCCGGCTCACCGGTGAGGGCGGGCATGACTGA
- a CDS encoding glutamine synthetase family protein, which yields MATAVPAGHEPADTDFVQLLFTDIAGRLKSLEIPAARWDAVRADGWTVDGSVLLGFGDPDHSDLRLVPDPDTFVVRPWTTPAGRTVGMVFCDVRDAQGRPFAADPRAVLRRAVEDSERRGLRPVFGVEAEFYLLRESDPGTLHPSDRGGYWDLGEAEEADEVCRDISEALDRMGLTVTGHHHEVCPGQREIVFLHGDALTTADRLLLLKHTARAMARRRGLRAVFMPKPLAHLYGNALHVHVSMRGTTDDRPLFHDADDPQGMSALFRASLAGVLDHAPALTALGNPTVNSYKRMVPASGTPVHVTWARHNRSTAFKVVGDPAVPDSTRLELRSPDPAANPHLLFAAVLAAFADGAERGLKLSDACEEPADTLGAAELAARGIAPLPTDLPTALRALDEDTVVRGALGDLAATAHDRHCRADFNAWHRVVTPWEVERYADSV from the coding sequence ATGGCCACCGCCGTCCCGGCCGGGCACGAGCCCGCCGACACCGACTTCGTCCAGTTGCTCTTCACCGACATCGCCGGACGGCTGAAGTCGCTGGAGATCCCCGCCGCCCGCTGGGACGCGGTACGCGCCGACGGCTGGACCGTGGACGGCTCGGTCCTGCTCGGGTTCGGCGACCCCGACCACAGCGACCTGCGGCTCGTCCCCGACCCGGACACCTTCGTCGTCCGGCCCTGGACCACCCCGGCCGGACGCACCGTCGGCATGGTCTTCTGCGACGTGCGCGACGCCCAGGGCCGCCCCTTCGCCGCCGACCCCAGGGCCGTGCTGCGCCGCGCCGTGGAGGACTCCGAACGCCGGGGCCTGCGGCCGGTGTTCGGCGTCGAGGCCGAGTTCTACCTGCTGCGCGAGTCCGACCCCGGCACCCTGCACCCCTCCGACCGGGGCGGCTACTGGGACCTGGGCGAGGCCGAGGAGGCCGACGAGGTCTGCCGCGACATCAGCGAGGCGCTGGACCGGATGGGCCTGACCGTCACCGGCCACCACCACGAGGTGTGCCCCGGCCAGCGCGAGATCGTCTTCCTGCACGGCGACGCCCTCACCACCGCCGACCGGCTCCTGCTGCTCAAGCACACCGCCCGCGCCATGGCCCGCCGCCGGGGCCTGAGGGCCGTCTTCATGCCCAAGCCGCTCGCCCACCTCTACGGCAACGCCCTGCACGTCCACGTCTCGATGCGCGGCACCACCGACGACCGCCCCCTCTTCCACGACGCCGACGACCCGCAGGGCATGTCCGCGCTCTTCCGCGCGAGCCTCGCCGGAGTCCTGGACCACGCCCCCGCGCTCACCGCGCTCGGCAACCCCACCGTCAACTCCTACAAGCGGATGGTCCCCGCCTCCGGCACCCCGGTGCACGTCACTTGGGCCCGGCACAACCGCTCCACCGCCTTCAAGGTGGTCGGCGACCCGGCCGTACCCGACTCCACCCGGCTGGAGCTGCGCAGCCCCGACCCGGCCGCCAACCCGCACCTGCTGTTCGCCGCCGTCCTCGCCGCGTTCGCCGACGGCGCGGAACGCGGGCTGAAGCTGTCCGACGCCTGCGAGGAGCCCGCCGACACCCTCGGCGCCGCCGAACTCGCCGCCCGCGGCATCGCCCCGCTCCCCACCGACCTGCCCACCGCGCTGCGCGCCCTCGACGAGGACACCGTCGTACGCGGCGCCCTGGGCGACCTCGCCGCCACGGCCCACGACCGGCACTGCCGCGCGGACTTCAACGCCTGGCACCGCGTCGTCACCCCGTGGGAGGTGGAACGGTACGCGGATTCCGTGTGA
- a CDS encoding SidA/IucD/PvdA family monooxygenase has product MRDLAPEPLARPADPARPHGGSGSDLPLLVIGAGPKAIALAVKAKVLREAGLDAPEVVAVERDRTAAHWREGHGWTNGRQSLGTLPEKDLGFPYDATAWGDPHDPLVSEIVRLTTGYGWAGHLMSRGGYARWVDRGRPQPSHREWADYLDWAAREAGLRVVTGEVHSAEADDDGWTLGHTAPGGHGTVRGRGLLVSGPGPSGTALTADDDRVLDTAGFWRLAVAGLPSAVRHVVVVGSGETAGTVVRELAVAQEREVTVVTPRAALYSRGESPFENRYYSDPTGWTALTESDRREFIRRTDRAVFSLDVQHDLARTARVNWCPGRATGTRPGAPVALTYEYGGRPGVIEADLVVDATGGDPMWFTGLLGPRARAALTAAVGGTLTRAAVEGAIDRSLAAPGLPVPLHLPNLAALAQGPGFPNLSSLGLLADRVLRAHVPPRSPADLAVACAGTGRTSAPAPYYRGDA; this is encoded by the coding sequence ATGAGGGACCTCGCACCCGAGCCGCTCGCCCGGCCCGCCGACCCGGCCCGCCCGCACGGCGGTTCGGGCTCCGACCTGCCCCTGCTGGTGATCGGCGCCGGCCCCAAGGCCATCGCCCTCGCCGTCAAGGCCAAGGTGCTCCGGGAGGCCGGGCTCGACGCGCCCGAGGTGGTCGCCGTCGAACGCGACCGCACCGCAGCCCACTGGCGGGAGGGCCACGGCTGGACCAACGGCCGCCAGAGCCTGGGCACCCTGCCCGAGAAGGACCTCGGCTTCCCCTACGACGCCACCGCCTGGGGCGACCCGCACGACCCGCTCGTCTCCGAGATCGTCCGCCTCACCACCGGCTACGGCTGGGCCGGACACCTGATGAGCCGCGGCGGCTACGCCCGCTGGGTCGACCGGGGCCGCCCCCAGCCCAGCCACCGCGAATGGGCCGACTACCTCGACTGGGCCGCCCGCGAGGCCGGACTGCGCGTCGTCACCGGCGAGGTGCACAGCGCCGAGGCGGACGACGACGGCTGGACCCTCGGCCACACCGCTCCCGGCGGCCACGGCACCGTACGCGGCCGGGGCCTGCTGGTGTCCGGGCCGGGACCGTCCGGCACCGCGCTCACCGCCGACGACGACCGGGTGCTGGACACCGCCGGCTTCTGGCGGCTGGCCGTCGCCGGACTGCCCTCCGCCGTACGGCACGTGGTGGTCGTCGGCTCCGGCGAGACCGCCGGGACCGTGGTCCGCGAACTCGCCGTCGCCCAGGAGCGCGAGGTCACCGTCGTCACCCCGCGCGCCGCCCTCTACAGCCGCGGCGAGAGCCCCTTCGAGAACCGCTACTACAGCGACCCCACCGGCTGGACCGCGCTCACCGAGAGCGACCGCAGGGAGTTCATCCGGCGCACCGACCGCGCCGTCTTCTCCCTCGACGTCCAGCACGACCTGGCCCGCACCGCACGGGTGAACTGGTGCCCCGGCCGCGCCACCGGCACCCGCCCCGGCGCCCCGGTCGCACTCACCTACGAGTACGGCGGACGCCCCGGCGTGATCGAGGCCGACCTCGTGGTGGACGCCACCGGCGGGGACCCGATGTGGTTCACCGGCCTGCTCGGCCCGCGCGCCCGCGCCGCCCTCACCGCGGCAGTCGGCGGCACCCTCACCCGTGCCGCCGTGGAAGGCGCCATCGACCGTTCCCTCGCCGCGCCCGGCCTGCCCGTACCGCTGCACCTGCCCAACCTGGCGGCCCTGGCCCAGGGCCCCGGCTTCCCCAACCTCAGCTCCCTCGGCCTGCTCGCCGACCGGGTCCTGCGCGCCCACGTCCCGCCGAGGTCCCCGGCGGACCTCGCGGTGGCCTGCGCCGGAACCGGCCGGACGAGCGCGCCGGCCCCGTACTACCGAGGAGACGCGTGA
- a CDS encoding NAD(P)/FAD-dependent oxidoreductase yields MRSPDSCWLASGPRWTGGSTPVPGRADVLVLGAGVMGSTLAYWLARAGRAPLVVDRNDSPAEGSSGRNAGRVIQGGNAQHAPAIDRIGHEQALAVYRATLVNRDLVREVTAREGIDAHHTTTAKLDLTDSEDEALELKRTADALCADGIAAEWLDLPEARRVFGTDLPDTVLGGLHRPDQDAVHSVGYVRGIADAARRHGATFSLGVTATSLERTDDGAWRVTTDAGEVVAEQVVVALNAWTGRLLPEFDDLITPVRGQLVQTAPVSFRIPQWGLDRGLVYGGQNQDGSLLLGGLRTTVPHRDEGIALPADDNTPAFSPELADRLATALPALLPGTAGVPVVRAWSGVMAFTPDRCPLVGELPGRPGLWVMAAFSGHGMPYSQVVAEQLAERIQGGAGAGIPAAFDPARFL; encoded by the coding sequence ATGCGATCCCCCGACTCCTGCTGGCTGGCGAGCGGACCGCGCTGGACGGGCGGCAGCACGCCCGTGCCGGGCCGTGCCGACGTCCTGGTGCTCGGCGCCGGTGTCATGGGCTCGACGCTCGCCTACTGGCTCGCCCGCGCGGGCCGCGCGCCCCTTGTCGTCGACCGCAACGACAGCCCCGCCGAGGGCTCGTCCGGCCGCAACGCCGGACGCGTCATCCAGGGCGGCAACGCCCAGCACGCGCCCGCCATCGACCGGATCGGCCACGAGCAGGCCCTCGCCGTGTACCGCGCCACCCTCGTCAACCGCGACCTGGTGCGCGAGGTCACCGCCCGCGAGGGCATCGACGCCCACCACACCACCACCGCCAAGCTCGACCTCACCGACAGCGAGGACGAGGCGCTCGAACTCAAGCGGACCGCCGACGCGCTGTGCGCCGACGGCATCGCGGCCGAGTGGCTCGACCTGCCCGAGGCCCGCCGGGTCTTCGGCACCGACCTGCCCGACACCGTCCTCGGCGGACTGCACCGCCCCGACCAGGACGCCGTGCACTCGGTCGGCTACGTGCGGGGCATCGCCGACGCAGCCCGCCGCCACGGCGCCACGTTCAGCCTCGGTGTCACCGCGACCTCCCTGGAGCGGACGGACGACGGCGCCTGGCGCGTCACCACGGACGCAGGCGAGGTCGTCGCCGAGCAGGTCGTGGTCGCGCTCAACGCCTGGACCGGACGCCTGCTGCCCGAGTTCGACGACCTGATCACCCCGGTGCGCGGCCAGCTCGTGCAGACCGCGCCCGTGTCCTTCCGCATCCCGCAGTGGGGCCTGGACCGGGGCCTGGTCTACGGCGGCCAGAACCAGGACGGCTCCCTGCTCCTGGGCGGCCTGCGCACCACCGTGCCCCACCGCGACGAGGGCATCGCGCTGCCCGCCGACGACAACACCCCGGCGTTCTCGCCGGAGTTGGCCGACCGGCTCGCCACCGCGCTGCCCGCCCTGCTGCCCGGCACCGCGGGCGTGCCCGTGGTGCGCGCCTGGAGCGGCGTCATGGCCTTCACGCCGGACCGCTGCCCCCTCGTCGGCGAGCTGCCCGGCCGTCCCGGACTGTGGGTCATGGCCGCCTTCAGCGGACACGGCATGCCCTACTCCCAGGTCGTCGCCGAACAGCTCGCCGAGCGCATCCAGGGCGGTGCCGGAGCGGGCATACCGGCGGCCTTCGACCCGGCCCGATTCCTGTGA
- a CDS encoding ATP-grasp domain-containing protein, with the protein MALDTRALLLLVRVGCLREQALRSWTARPDLDLALAESATAAYLRLADRQVPLSPERPAEEIYEACRAQLAAAPGRKGVIGFLDSTLPVVARLAEEFGLPGCPPETLRNLTDKTWARARLAECSVPGPEFRVLDATLTGTGERARAMAGLAYPFILKPADSSAGRGVIRVAGPEETDDAWEHAAAFTKNGTLLAEEELFGDEISVETLTVDGRTVVLARTEKLATRDDSFVELGQAVPARLPGPLAERVEEVAVAALKAVGFDHGIAHTEMILTADGPRIVEVNPRPAGDCILDLVHLTTGTDVYGLAADLALGEPLDLDALAAARPAGGAAIRFLTAPAGVVRRIDGVPEAAALLDPARERLVLLTRPGDVVEPVTTNLHRLGYVLTVGPDTETAVARAERAAALVGIVTSPPAPGEPPVRRLPSSECWT; encoded by the coding sequence ATGGCACTGGACACACGCGCCCTTCTGCTGCTCGTCCGCGTCGGGTGCCTGCGCGAGCAGGCCCTGCGTTCCTGGACCGCCCGCCCGGACCTCGATCTGGCGCTCGCCGAGAGCGCCACCGCCGCCTACCTGCGCCTGGCCGACCGCCAGGTCCCGCTCTCACCGGAGCGGCCCGCCGAGGAGATCTACGAAGCCTGCCGCGCCCAACTGGCCGCCGCACCCGGCCGCAAGGGCGTCATCGGCTTCCTCGACTCCACCCTGCCCGTGGTGGCCCGCCTCGCCGAGGAGTTCGGCCTGCCCGGCTGCCCGCCCGAGACGCTGCGCAACCTGACGGACAAGACGTGGGCCCGCGCCCGCCTCGCCGAATGCTCCGTCCCGGGCCCCGAGTTCCGGGTGCTGGACGCCACGCTGACCGGGACCGGCGAACGCGCGCGGGCCATGGCCGGCCTGGCCTACCCCTTCATCCTCAAGCCCGCCGACTCCTCCGCGGGCCGGGGCGTGATCCGCGTCGCCGGACCGGAGGAGACCGACGACGCCTGGGAGCACGCGGCCGCCTTCACCAAGAACGGCACCCTGCTCGCCGAGGAGGAACTGTTCGGCGACGAGATCAGCGTGGAGACGCTGACCGTCGACGGCCGTACCGTCGTCCTCGCCCGCACCGAGAAACTCGCCACCCGCGACGACTCGTTCGTGGAACTCGGCCAGGCCGTGCCCGCCCGCCTGCCCGGCCCGCTCGCGGAGCGCGTCGAGGAGGTGGCCGTCGCCGCGCTCAAGGCCGTCGGCTTCGACCACGGCATCGCGCACACCGAGATGATCCTCACCGCGGACGGTCCCCGCATCGTCGAGGTCAACCCCCGCCCCGCGGGCGACTGCATCCTCGACCTCGTCCACCTCACCACCGGCACCGACGTGTACGGCCTCGCCGCCGACCTCGCCCTCGGCGAGCCGCTCGACCTCGACGCGCTGGCCGCCGCCCGCCCCGCGGGCGGTGCCGCGATCCGCTTCCTCACCGCCCCGGCCGGGGTCGTACGCCGGATCGACGGCGTGCCCGAGGCCGCCGCGCTGCTGGACCCGGCGCGGGAGCGGCTCGTGCTGCTCACCCGCCCCGGCGACGTGGTCGAACCCGTCACCACCAATCTGCACCGCCTGGGCTACGTCCTCACGGTGGGCCCGGACACCGAGACCGCCGTGGCCCGCGCCGAGCGCGCCGCCGCCCTGGTCGGCATCGTCACGTCCCCGCCCGCTCCCGGTGAGCCGCCCGTCCGGCGGCTGCCCAGCTCCGAGTGCTGGACCTGA
- a CDS encoding LuxR C-terminal-related transcriptional regulator — MTTKHEVNDESGLDAVTHAMRLLYAVALRQGACDRDELLRDLDLPGPLAERAIRRLEELDLLVPEPGRPGVYTRRLLEAAEARAVPPLRRAVRDAQTQIESVQGEFAALREVRDAERRSGDRSGELLTVDARDIDAVLEEQALDCRTEVLTAQPGGPRPVGVLDQAQHRDMAMLARGVRMRTIYQHSARFNPATEAYVERLTEAGAEVRTLHTLFPRLIVFDRRTAFAPAHDGPGVLRISHQGVVSFLVSAFETAWRVAVPFASAYASRREGFVISDMQRAIARLLLEEPKDAAVARHLGISERSCRQHIAKLMTQLGAHNRTHLGFLLASALQEDGAGASE; from the coding sequence ATGACAACCAAACATGAGGTAAACGACGAAAGCGGACTGGACGCGGTCACCCACGCCATGCGACTGCTGTACGCCGTGGCACTCCGGCAAGGTGCCTGTGACCGCGACGAGTTGCTGCGTGACCTCGACCTGCCCGGACCGCTCGCCGAGCGCGCGATCCGCCGGCTGGAGGAACTGGACCTGCTGGTACCCGAACCCGGCCGCCCCGGCGTGTACACCCGCCGCCTGCTGGAGGCGGCCGAGGCGCGCGCGGTACCCCCGCTGCGGCGTGCGGTGCGGGACGCGCAGACCCAGATCGAGTCCGTCCAAGGGGAGTTCGCGGCGCTGAGGGAGGTGCGGGACGCGGAGCGGCGGTCCGGCGACCGCTCCGGGGAGCTGCTCACCGTGGACGCCCGGGACATCGACGCGGTACTGGAGGAGCAGGCGCTCGACTGCCGTACGGAGGTGCTGACGGCCCAGCCGGGCGGCCCGCGGCCGGTCGGTGTGCTGGACCAGGCGCAGCACCGGGACATGGCGATGCTGGCGCGGGGGGTGCGGATGCGCACGATCTACCAGCACAGCGCCCGCTTCAACCCGGCCACGGAGGCGTACGTGGAGCGGCTGACGGAGGCGGGCGCGGAGGTACGTACGCTGCACACCCTGTTTCCCCGGCTCATCGTCTTCGACCGGCGCACGGCGTTCGCGCCCGCGCACGACGGTCCCGGAGTGCTGCGGATCAGCCACCAGGGCGTGGTGTCGTTCCTGGTGAGCGCGTTCGAGACGGCCTGGCGGGTGGCCGTGCCGTTCGCCTCGGCCTACGCCAGCCGCCGGGAGGGGTTCGTCATCTCCGACATGCAGCGCGCCATCGCCCGGCTGCTGCTGGAGGAGCCCAAGGACGCGGCCGTCGCCCGGCACCTGGGCATCAGCGAGCGCTCCTGCCGCCAGCACATCGCCAAGCTCATGACTCAGCTCGGGGCGCACAACCGCACCCACCTGGGCTTTCTGCTCGCCTCGGCGCTCCAGGAGGACGGAGCGGGCGCTTCCGAGTGA